In one Dehalogenimonas formicexedens genomic region, the following are encoded:
- a CDS encoding DUF998 domain-containing protein has product MSQQSGTDVSLVRSYLTLRKSVGIIGISLPFVLVFGKWLFESPGIQNSISAYYYTGVRNIFVGSLCAIGVFLFSYRGYKSDGPTGILASIFSIGVALFPTAPESSASAGVIGTLHLLFAASMFLTLAYFSLFLFTKTDPTKTPTPRKLQRNSVYRVCGFVILGCILIMFLGGLLPNHSIDALHPTFWLESIAIVAFGVSWLVKGEAILGDLPPI; this is encoded by the coding sequence ATGAGTCAACAAAGCGGTACAGACGTCTCTCTCGTTCGCTCTTACCTAACTCTTCGTAAATCTGTCGGCATCATCGGTATCTCATTGCCATTTGTCCTGGTATTCGGAAAATGGCTATTCGAGAGTCCAGGGATCCAAAATTCCATCAGTGCCTATTATTACACCGGGGTGCGCAATATCTTCGTCGGAAGCTTGTGCGCCATCGGTGTTTTTCTCTTTTCGTACCGAGGATACAAAAGTGACGGACCTACAGGTATTCTTGCAAGTATATTTTCGATAGGAGTGGCGCTTTTCCCCACCGCGCCGGAAAGTAGCGCCTCGGCTGGGGTGATCGGCACCTTGCACCTCCTATTTGCGGCTAGCATGTTCCTGACACTGGCATATTTTTCTTTGTTTTTGTTTACCAAGACAGACCCTACTAAAACCCCCACTCCTCGCAAATTGCAACGGAACTCTGTCTATAGAGTCTGCGGGTTCGTCATTCTCGGATGCATACTCATAATGTTCCTGGGTGGATTGTTACCAAACCATTCAATCGATGCACTGCATCCGACTTTCTGGTTGGAATCAATTGCCATTGTGGCATTTGGTGTATCCTGGCTCGTAAAAGGTGAGGCGATATTAGGAGACCTTCCTCCAATTTAG
- a CDS encoding precorrin-8X methylmutase gives MTIKTSQPAVIILSHGSPKADSVIPIMTGLCARLKRYLAPGVEIRWAAMQFNHPTLAESAATLYDEGFRNVVVMPYFLYSGQHVSHDIPGMMDEISKQYSDLKLKLAGTLDRAESLIELVAERLGTASPELLPHFEDSAVASRPEDIEALSMEIIEANLPELPFNRSEKEVVKRLIHASGEIPLASKIQMTSGAVDSGIAALRAGKGVFTDVRMVGAGVNRANAEKLGVQVFCALDEKDLADEAKATNQTRSAVAIKRLADRIDGAIVAIGNAPTALYALLDLIDAGQVRPALVIGMPVGFVQAKESKEALVKRDVPYITVRGTRGGSNLAAAAVNALMKLAIR, from the coding sequence ATGACCATCAAAACCAGCCAACCAGCGGTAATAATCCTGTCTCACGGCAGCCCGAAGGCTGACAGCGTCATTCCTATCATGACGGGTCTTTGCGCCCGCCTCAAGCGTTATCTGGCGCCGGGTGTTGAGATCCGCTGGGCGGCGATGCAGTTCAACCATCCTACCCTGGCCGAGTCAGCCGCCACCCTTTATGACGAGGGGTTCCGGAACGTGGTGGTCATGCCGTACTTCCTCTACAGCGGTCAGCACGTCAGCCATGACATCCCCGGTATGATGGACGAGATCAGCAAGCAATACTCCGACCTCAAGCTTAAACTGGCCGGCACCCTGGACCGGGCTGAAAGCCTGATCGAACTCGTCGCTGAACGGCTAGGCACGGCTTCTCCGGAATTGTTACCGCATTTTGAGGATTCAGCGGTGGCCAGCCGCCCGGAAGATATTGAGGCTCTGTCGATGGAGATCATCGAAGCCAACCTCCCGGAATTGCCCTTCAACCGGTCCGAAAAGGAAGTGGTTAAAAGGCTGATCCACGCCAGCGGCGAAATACCACTAGCCAGCAAGATCCAGATGACCTCCGGTGCGGTTGATTCGGGTATCGCCGCCCTCCGCGCCGGGAAGGGCGTGTTCACCGACGTCCGCATGGTCGGCGCCGGGGTCAACCGGGCCAATGCCGAAAAGTTGGGGGTTCAGGTCTTCTGTGCCCTGGACGAGAAGGACCTCGCCGATGAAGCTAAGGCGACCAATCAAACCCGCAGCGCCGTGGCTATCAAACGCCTCGCCGACCGGATCGATGGCGCGATTGTGGCCATCGGGAACGCGCCTACGGCACTATACGCACTGCTGGACCTCATCGACGCCGGCCAGGTTCGCCCCGCCCTGGTGATCGGCATGCCGGTAGGCTTCGTTCAGGCCAAGGAGTCCAAGGAGGCGTTGGTGAAGCGCGACGTTCCATACATAACCGTGCGGGGAACCCGGGGTGGCAGCAACCTCGCGGCGGCGGCGGTTAACGCGCTTATGAAGCTAGCGATTAGGTAA
- a CDS encoding HEPN domain-containing protein, whose amino-acid sequence MPMEMASSWQELRIALAGFVQEICQQLHDYQIPERSWTRIVRETAEAISFPQEKREDIDGSIELLADSLRINPPDGLLRLFKVIRRDPILAGALLADAAGDPIVEDRPKDWALNTAVGSFLRAYLRRTKRFLFNREVFDQLYEQFVSEILSDTNAVTEVNTLVNVQLDVQKINLAPGMVLRKLEANELEEWLNDYIKDPFPIMRRPPIDPFEVDCAIEITYEKGRREAWGARQDIRDKVSDFVTSICLLTDKNVHIGFIEDRSSNILHPGGGTSYSNIPKRSGARARLNVSSGTQAVDIWNRIRELPPNSAIRFALRRWDIVSERFNEDDTLIDYWIAFESLFTPDSSQEVRYRASIRIAAFVGNSPEERTSIFKQLKESYDLRSKIVHGGVQKISNKSGVISNTRSYLRRALLMLVLDQKTFDPISIETDLLKNPRWQDTSLS is encoded by the coding sequence ATGCCCATGGAGATGGCAAGCAGTTGGCAGGAATTGAGGATTGCCTTGGCGGGTTTCGTTCAAGAGATCTGCCAACAACTACATGATTACCAGATTCCTGAAAGATCGTGGACCAGAATTGTACGTGAGACGGCAGAGGCCATCTCATTTCCTCAGGAAAAACGGGAAGACATAGATGGTTCTATAGAATTGCTTGCAGATTCTCTCCGAATAAATCCCCCAGATGGGCTATTGCGGCTTTTTAAGGTTATACGACGAGATCCGATATTAGCCGGTGCTCTCTTAGCTGATGCGGCCGGGGACCCAATCGTTGAAGATAGGCCCAAAGATTGGGCTCTTAACACGGCTGTTGGTTCATTTCTCCGTGCTTATCTACGACGAACAAAGCGTTTTCTTTTTAACCGAGAGGTGTTTGACCAACTGTACGAACAGTTTGTATCTGAAATCTTATCCGATACAAACGCGGTAACCGAGGTCAATACTTTGGTGAATGTCCAATTGGACGTTCAAAAGATTAATCTTGCGCCTGGCATGGTTTTGAGAAAGCTCGAAGCCAATGAGCTTGAAGAGTGGCTCAATGATTATATCAAAGATCCATTTCCTATTATGCGCAGACCACCAATCGACCCCTTTGAGGTTGATTGCGCAATAGAAATTACTTACGAAAAAGGCCGGCGAGAAGCGTGGGGAGCTCGACAAGACATTCGGGACAAAGTATCTGATTTTGTTACTTCGATATGTTTATTGACCGATAAGAACGTCCACATCGGATTCATTGAAGATCGGTCTTCAAATATTCTCCACCCTGGGGGTGGGACTAGTTACAGCAACATACCTAAACGATCTGGGGCCCGCGCACGACTCAATGTGTCTTCGGGAACTCAGGCGGTAGATATCTGGAATCGCATTCGAGAATTGCCGCCAAACAGCGCCATCCGATTTGCTCTTCGAAGATGGGATATCGTCTCTGAGCGGTTCAACGAGGATGATACTCTGATCGACTATTGGATAGCTTTTGAATCACTATTTACACCCGATTCAAGTCAAGAGGTGAGATATAGGGCTTCCATACGTATCGCAGCGTTCGTTGGAAACTCACCTGAAGAACGAACTTCCATTTTCAAACAATTGAAAGAGTCTTACGATCTGAGATCAAAAATCGTACATGGGGGTGTCCAAAAAATTTCTAATAAATCCGGTGTGATTTCGAATACGCGTTCATATCTGAGAAGGGCTCTTCTTATGCTTGTCTTAGATCAAAAAACTTTTGATCCTATTTCTATCGAGACCGATCTTCTTAAAAACCCTAGATGGCAAGATACTTCACTTAGTTGA
- a CDS encoding ATP-dependent DNA helicase, with translation MATVSAQIRSADEAICRNIESLADQRALLSQNILSHLRNLVEGVAVRLHTGAPDAEFNYAAVEPGLAFVKSKGRFNFLGKFHKLIQESVSHYTLDGDASERLMLKYYEYLHRIRSLLQGTCGDAVLANLEAFPVDLDPSLREYHEKIAARIEAGRSIPLDSSTRDRYYIHKTRPFFIDGRLYYEVTLYRAMNKVSKFDRTIAFTDIDITEEYAAMLTLRRDSIEVLTHTMPITIIREWEVSIRPCEFDNFARLLGISTKVRTKSEEYRYLMWGLTAGSSSLLDLIDIPDDKYAVVRAAGTAGVDKPQIFPVLDEVRRIVRSAASGHNVLRYLMLRMHNQILKPQYHPDRCTRLSDLDLLYGCIPFDNMPFCTSLPEHNPRYWDLVESIDVTGRNHELLARRVKNNVERHGILYTPVVDLEEFGEVNDLISTYNDKLYYKHTHRRLVLDKDHVFISGHEDDTVSIVKTLQGYALSGIAGYTQAVERWLDETSRGIDDHAKEDALKQLFSQSRVALIYGAAGTGKSTMVDHIAHYFNDKEKLFLAHTNPAIDNLKRKVTAQNSVFRTISSHIYRSATDPDYDLLIIDECSTVSNADLIKVLEKTSFKLLVLVGDVYQIESIQFGNWFSIIRSFIPSTSVFELTTPFRTKNASLLGFWNKVRAIEDDIAEVMARNGYSTILDKTLFETRGQDEIILCLNYDGVYGINNINRFLQSSNTGAATTWGVYTYKVGDPVLFYESERFRPVIYNNLKGWIRCIDRARGRIQFDVELDRPLSEFDVVSDELEWMGDSTVRFSVYEYDTSDEDDDSLNTTVPFQVAYAVSIHKAQGLEYDSVKIVITDANEDDITHSIFYTAVTRARENLRIFWTPETQQGVLKSLRRSTNPKDVFLLASRRALTLVR, from the coding sequence ATGGCCACCGTCAGCGCGCAAATCCGGAGCGCAGACGAGGCGATTTGTCGGAATATCGAATCGCTCGCTGACCAGCGGGCATTGCTCTCGCAAAATATCCTCTCACACCTCCGGAATCTGGTCGAGGGAGTTGCGGTTCGGCTCCACACTGGCGCACCCGATGCCGAATTCAACTACGCCGCAGTTGAACCAGGGTTGGCCTTCGTCAAGAGCAAAGGAAGGTTCAACTTCCTTGGTAAGTTCCACAAACTGATTCAGGAAAGTGTTTCCCACTACACCTTGGACGGGGACGCTTCTGAACGCTTGATGCTCAAGTACTACGAGTACCTTCACCGCATCCGCAGCTTACTTCAAGGCACCTGTGGAGACGCAGTGCTGGCGAACCTCGAGGCCTTCCCGGTCGACCTCGATCCATCACTGCGTGAGTACCACGAGAAGATTGCTGCTAGGATTGAGGCAGGCCGTTCAATTCCGCTGGATAGCAGCACCAGGGATCGGTACTATATCCACAAAACGCGTCCGTTCTTCATCGACGGGCGACTCTACTACGAAGTTACACTCTACCGCGCTATGAACAAAGTGAGTAAATTCGACCGCACCATCGCCTTCACTGATATCGACATCACTGAAGAGTACGCAGCTATGTTGACGCTCCGGCGGGACTCGATAGAAGTGCTCACCCATACGATGCCAATCACGATCATCCGCGAGTGGGAGGTCTCGATTCGCCCGTGCGAATTTGATAACTTCGCGCGCTTGCTGGGCATCTCCACGAAAGTTCGGACCAAGTCGGAGGAGTATCGCTACCTGATGTGGGGGCTGACGGCCGGCTCAAGCAGCCTGCTCGACTTGATTGACATACCCGATGACAAGTACGCGGTAGTGAGGGCGGCGGGTACGGCTGGTGTGGACAAGCCGCAGATCTTCCCTGTTCTGGATGAAGTACGCCGCATAGTGAGATCAGCCGCTTCGGGTCACAACGTACTCCGCTATCTCATGCTGCGGATGCACAACCAGATCCTCAAACCGCAGTATCACCCGGACCGCTGTACCCGCCTTTCCGATCTGGATCTCCTGTACGGCTGCATCCCCTTCGACAATATGCCGTTCTGCACCTCGCTGCCTGAGCACAACCCACGGTACTGGGACCTCGTCGAGAGCATTGATGTAACCGGGCGGAACCACGAACTGCTCGCTCGACGCGTGAAGAACAACGTAGAGCGTCACGGAATTCTCTACACTCCCGTGGTTGATCTTGAGGAGTTCGGAGAGGTCAATGATTTGATCTCTACTTACAACGATAAGCTCTATTACAAGCATACGCATCGTCGACTCGTGCTCGACAAGGACCATGTCTTTATCAGTGGGCATGAGGACGACACCGTCTCCATCGTCAAGACACTCCAAGGGTACGCATTATCTGGGATTGCCGGCTACACACAAGCCGTTGAGCGCTGGCTCGATGAGACATCTCGAGGCATCGATGACCACGCGAAGGAAGATGCGCTCAAGCAGTTGTTCAGCCAGTCTCGCGTCGCCCTGATCTACGGGGCGGCCGGCACTGGCAAGTCAACGATGGTGGATCACATTGCGCACTATTTTAATGACAAAGAGAAGCTCTTCCTTGCGCACACTAACCCAGCGATCGACAACCTCAAGCGCAAGGTAACCGCGCAGAACTCGGTTTTCCGCACGATCAGCAGCCACATCTACAGGAGTGCCACCGATCCAGATTACGACCTCCTAATCATTGACGAGTGTAGTACTGTGAGCAACGCAGACCTAATCAAAGTTCTGGAGAAGACCTCCTTTAAGTTGCTCGTACTCGTCGGCGACGTCTACCAGATCGAGTCGATCCAGTTCGGCAACTGGTTCAGTATAATTCGTTCATTCATCCCGAGCACGTCTGTGTTCGAGCTGACCACGCCTTTCAGAACCAAGAACGCGTCACTTTTGGGCTTCTGGAACAAGGTGCGAGCCATCGAAGACGACATCGCCGAGGTTATGGCTCGCAATGGGTACTCGACCATACTCGACAAGACGTTGTTCGAGACCCGAGGGCAGGACGAGATCATCCTGTGCCTGAACTACGACGGTGTCTACGGCATCAACAACATCAACCGATTTCTGCAGAGCAGCAACACCGGTGCAGCGACGACCTGGGGCGTCTATACGTATAAGGTCGGTGATCCCGTCCTCTTCTACGAGTCTGAGCGGTTCCGACCCGTGATCTACAACAACCTCAAGGGCTGGATCAGATGCATCGATCGCGCCCGTGGTCGAATTCAATTTGACGTCGAGCTTGATCGACCGCTCAGCGAATTCGACGTCGTTAGTGATGAACTCGAATGGATGGGTGACTCGACCGTACGCTTCTCAGTCTACGAGTACGACACCAGCGATGAAGACGACGACTCGCTGAACACCACCGTGCCATTCCAGGTGGCTTACGCCGTTTCGATTCACAAAGCGCAGGGCCTCGAGTATGACTCCGTCAAGATCGTAATCACCGATGCCAATGAAGACGACATCACACACAGCATCTTCTACACGGCCGTGACGCGGGCACGTGAGAACTTACGGATCTTCTGGACGCCGGAGACACAGCAGGGGGTTCTGAAGAGCCTCCGCCGCAGCACCAACCCCAAGGACGTCTTTCTTCTCGCTAGCCGTCGTGCCCTTACGCTGGTCCGCTAA
- a CDS encoding energy-coupling factor ABC transporter permease translates to MALFVFAPKPVLAMHIAEGILPAGWAIGWYAVAIPFLIIGVRMISKKTQQNRKLIPLLGLAGAAVFLISVFPVPVPVAGTTSHPAGTPLAAILLGPFIAAVLGAIALLFQALFLSHGGLSTWGANILSMAVVGSFVGFGVFFVLRKTGVSLMPAAFAAGVLGDWATYAMTSFELASALAAPGGFWQMWGSLVAAFAPTQLPLGFLEGLFTAGVVGAIQQRRPDLLAGGLLARKQTAEEAIR, encoded by the coding sequence GTGGCGCTTTTTGTTTTTGCCCCCAAGCCGGTGTTGGCCATGCACATCGCCGAGGGCATACTTCCAGCCGGCTGGGCAATAGGGTGGTATGCCGTTGCTATTCCTTTCCTGATTATTGGCGTCAGGATGATCTCCAAAAAAACACAGCAGAACCGAAAACTGATCCCCCTGCTCGGCCTCGCCGGAGCCGCCGTTTTTCTCATCTCGGTCTTTCCCGTCCCGGTTCCCGTCGCCGGGACGACTTCCCATCCGGCCGGCACACCATTGGCGGCAATCCTTCTGGGCCCGTTCATCGCCGCTGTACTGGGGGCTATCGCCCTGTTATTCCAGGCACTTTTCCTGTCTCACGGCGGTCTCTCCACCTGGGGAGCCAATATCCTATCTATGGCGGTGGTCGGGTCGTTCGTAGGTTTCGGCGTGTTTTTCGTGCTGCGGAAAACGGGCGTCAGCTTGATGCCGGCAGCCTTTGCCGCCGGGGTCCTGGGCGACTGGGCGACCTATGCCATGACCTCGTTCGAATTGGCCTCGGCCCTGGCGGCGCCCGGAGGCTTCTGGCAGATGTGGGGCAGCCTGGTCGCCGCCTTCGCGCCGACGCAATTGCCGCTCGGTTTTCTGGAGGGCCTTTTCACCGCCGGGGTGGTCGGGGCCATTCAGCAGCGCCGCCCGGACCTGCTGGCTGGCGGTTTACTCGCCCGGAAACAAACAGCAGAAGAGGCAATCCGTTGA